From Pelotomaculum schinkii, one genomic window encodes:
- the map gene encoding type I methionyl aminopeptidase, giving the protein MITIKTAQQIARMAEAGKILAACHRELREIIRPGITTLQIDHFAEHFIQSHGAKAEQKGYQGYPFATCASVNDEICHGFPTQTPLREGDIVTIDMVVNLNGWLADSAWSYPVGQISEQAEQLLKVTKECLYIGINKAVLGNRLGDISHAIQIHAESHGFSVVRDFTGHGIGHNMHEAPQVLHYGHPNKGVRLFEGMVFTIEPMINMGSYDLTIDQNEWTARTADGSLSAQYEHTIAITKNGPLVLTEQD; this is encoded by the coding sequence TTGATTACAATTAAAACAGCGCAACAAATTGCACGGATGGCTGAAGCTGGTAAAATATTAGCTGCCTGCCACCGGGAACTCCGCGAGATCATTCGTCCGGGTATAACAACTTTGCAAATCGATCACTTCGCAGAGCACTTCATTCAATCCCACGGGGCCAAAGCCGAACAAAAGGGTTACCAGGGCTATCCTTTTGCAACGTGTGCTTCAGTCAATGATGAAATCTGCCACGGATTCCCGACTCAAACCCCTCTCCGGGAAGGCGATATCGTCACCATTGATATGGTTGTCAATCTCAATGGATGGCTAGCTGATTCCGCTTGGTCTTACCCGGTGGGTCAAATATCTGAACAAGCTGAACAACTCCTCAAAGTGACTAAAGAGTGCCTTTACATCGGTATTAACAAAGCTGTTCTCGGCAATCGACTTGGTGATATTTCACATGCGATTCAAATTCATGCTGAATCCCATGGGTTTTCCGTAGTGCGTGATTTTACTGGACATGGTATAGGTCATAACATGCATGAAGCTCCGCAAGTTCTCCACTATGGTCACCCCAACAAGGGTGTTAGGCTCTTTGAAGGGATGGTTTTTACCATCGAACCGATGATCAATATGGGTTCCTACGACCTGACAATTGACCAGAACGAATGGACTGCCAGGACGGCGGACGGCAGCCTGTCGGCTCAGTATGAGCATACCATTGCTATCACCAAGAACGGTCCGCTGGTTTTAACTGAACAGGACTGA
- a CDS encoding cache domain-containing protein gives MHFNSLRPKFIFVTCLICLTCLFIVSLVSYLVSYKIVKNEVNQKALESVMKYANQFNSWFVEQGSIVNSIGEDLEINGDFSDAYLLYYLSSKLKRQETYVIDYYMGFPTRDRPFIDGSGWLPPAEFDCTTRKWYQGALQNDGLVYTTPYLDASTKKMIFTISRPVKQDGKLIGIAAADILVTDLMQLAEESKTEEADYAFLLDDQQNFLVHPENSIQPKPDVLEKADSVMGGLYLPLVEQIRTQNYGIVELVDYDGINRFFVLSPIESTNWTFGVAIPKSQYLKAIDKLWLGFATALAVSLGIGVLVILFFINTLLKPIVKLKEAVNRYSQKDFSSRSPVLTSDEVGELSRSFNMMADTIQEYNRTLQQRVEERTRELHEKNVRIMQSIDYAQRIQSSILPDLEETLGTAAKDYFIIWRPRDIVGGDFYWCKRNGSNLYLAVADCTGHGVPGALMTMTASAILDRITDDAEGFDPAYILQRLNKLLRETLRQDNPGALTNDGLDIGLCLIKPDENKLIYSGARLTLFYCRDHEVFEIKGDRQSVGYKESKIDYQFTSTEISLAAVTACYLTTDGLFDQNGGESELGFGSKRFKEIIMQNQAKPLSEQKRILNEVLDEFMGEENQRDDITVLGFKI, from the coding sequence TTGCATTTTAATAGTTTGAGGCCAAAATTTATATTTGTTACCTGCTTAATTTGTCTTACCTGCCTGTTTATCGTGTCCCTGGTAAGCTATCTTGTCTCGTATAAAATAGTAAAAAATGAAGTCAATCAAAAAGCTCTTGAATCGGTGATGAAGTATGCTAACCAGTTCAACAGCTGGTTTGTTGAGCAGGGCAGTATTGTGAACAGCATCGGCGAGGATCTTGAGATCAACGGTGATTTTAGCGACGCGTATTTGCTTTATTACTTGTCCAGCAAATTGAAGCGACAAGAGACATATGTTATTGATTATTATATGGGTTTTCCTACCAGAGACCGGCCATTTATCGATGGTTCCGGCTGGCTTCCCCCAGCGGAGTTTGATTGCACTACAAGAAAATGGTATCAAGGCGCGTTGCAAAATGATGGATTGGTTTATACTACGCCATACCTTGACGCCAGCACCAAGAAGATGATATTTACCATATCCAGACCGGTTAAGCAAGATGGAAAGCTTATTGGAATAGCGGCCGCGGATATACTGGTGACTGATCTGATGCAGCTTGCCGAAGAGTCAAAAACAGAGGAGGCCGACTATGCGTTTTTGTTGGATGACCAGCAGAACTTTCTGGTGCATCCGGAAAATAGTATTCAACCTAAGCCCGATGTCCTGGAGAAAGCTGACAGCGTTATGGGCGGGCTGTATCTACCGCTCGTTGAACAAATTAGAACCCAGAATTATGGCATAGTGGAACTGGTGGATTATGACGGGATTAACAGGTTTTTTGTTTTAAGTCCCATTGAGTCTACCAACTGGACCTTTGGCGTTGCCATACCAAAATCCCAATATCTAAAAGCCATAGACAAGCTGTGGCTGGGCTTTGCAACCGCCCTGGCTGTTTCTCTTGGTATTGGGGTCCTGGTTATTCTGTTTTTCATCAATACCTTACTAAAACCTATAGTAAAGCTTAAAGAAGCTGTGAACAGATATTCGCAGAAGGATTTTAGCAGCCGTTCTCCGGTTTTGACCAGTGATGAAGTAGGTGAGCTTAGCCGGAGTTTTAATATGATGGCGGATACTATTCAAGAATATAACCGGACCTTGCAGCAGCGGGTCGAGGAACGGACCAGAGAACTGCACGAAAAAAATGTGCGGATCATGCAAAGCATCGACTACGCGCAGAGGATACAATCCTCAATTCTACCCGACCTGGAGGAAACCTTGGGCACAGCTGCCAAAGACTATTTCATCATTTGGAGACCAAGAGACATTGTGGGTGGAGATTTCTACTGGTGCAAGAGAAACGGCTCAAACCTGTATCTTGCCGTAGCTGACTGCACCGGCCACGGGGTTCCAGGGGCTTTGATGACGATGACGGCCAGCGCTATATTGGATAGGATAACTGATGATGCTGAAGGCTTTGACCCGGCGTATATTTTGCAGAGACTCAATAAGCTCCTGAGAGAAACCCTGCGACAGGATAATCCGGGCGCCCTAACAAACGACGGCCTGGATATCGGACTTTGCCTGATTAAACCGGACGAAAACAAACTGATTTACTCGGGCGCCAGGCTTACGCTCTTCTATTGCCGGGACCATGAAGTATTTGAAATCAAGGGTGACCGGCAAAGTGTGGGCTACAAGGAATCGAAAATTGATTATCAGTTTACCAGCACAGAGATAAGCCTGGCAGCAGTAACTGCCTGCTATCTGACCACTGACGGGCTATTTGACCAAAACGGCGGGGAAAGCGAACTCGGCTTTGGTTCCAAACGCTTCAAGGAAATTATTATGCAAAATCAAGCAAAACCCTTGTCTGAACAGAAAAGAATATTAAACGAGGTGTTGGATGAGTTCATGGGAGAGGAAAACCAAAGAGACGACATTACCGTGCTCGGGTTCAAGATTTAA
- the sigI gene encoding RNA polymerase sigma-I factor, translating into MFPVQDLENTIIQIKDGENLAREDFLEQCKPFVFKTACRISRRALEWGRDDELAVALIAFNEAIDRYRVESGVPFLAYARMVMGSRLTDHYRKESRIAQSSVLLPPNGYVSGSLEYAKSWEVYWEEKAAEEREEEIKEFGRLLTSYGVTFEDLVKCSPRHRDTRQTLMRAAWSLAEEGPLFEELRQKKKLPLMELEKSTGIRRKNLERGRKYIIAMALLISMREEFLYLSSYLRMPSGFKGDTNECSRDGC; encoded by the coding sequence TTGTTTCCTGTACAGGATCTGGAAAATACTATCATACAGATCAAAGATGGTGAAAATCTTGCCCGGGAAGATTTTCTAGAACAATGCAAGCCATTTGTGTTTAAAACAGCGTGCCGTATTTCCAGGCGCGCATTGGAGTGGGGTCGGGACGACGAGCTGGCAGTGGCCTTGATTGCCTTTAACGAGGCCATCGACCGCTACCGGGTGGAATCCGGTGTGCCTTTTTTAGCTTACGCCAGGATGGTAATGGGAAGCCGGCTCACCGACCATTACCGGAAGGAAAGCAGGATCGCCCAATCAAGTGTACTTCTACCCCCAAACGGATATGTTTCCGGCAGCCTGGAATACGCCAAATCCTGGGAAGTTTACTGGGAAGAAAAAGCTGCCGAGGAAAGGGAAGAAGAGATAAAAGAGTTTGGCAGGTTATTAACATCGTATGGGGTAACCTTTGAGGACCTGGTAAAATGCTCACCGCGTCACCGCGACACCCGCCAGACTCTGATGCGTGCGGCATGGTCGCTAGCGGAGGAAGGCCCGCTTTTCGAAGAGCTGAGGCAGAAAAAAAAGCTTCCCCTGATGGAACTTGAGAAAAGCACCGGTATTCGTCGCAAAAATTTGGAGCGGGGAAGAAAATATATCATCGCAATGGCTCTTTTAATCAGCATGCGGGAAGAATTTTTATATCTAAGTTCATATTTGAGGATGCCTTCCGGGTTTAAGGGGGATACAAATGAATGCTCACGGGATGGTTGTTAA
- a CDS encoding anti-sigma factor domain-containing protein: protein MNAHGMVVKIKRKTCIVLTADGEYREVLLPGGAVPRLGQEIQLENRRKLPYPKQLMAAASLFIILMAGLLYFGEAPPAAAYLTIDINPSIELAVSTAGKVISARAMDDEGEKILSEVKVKGQDLREAVRLIVAQAVADNYIEKSGDNVILATLTVASGAEPLVDLNSVYEAIKSPVESSGLESDVIIEPVEPELRQEAVDSGISTGRYLLLNKSDKKGLQISISDITSMSLGKLEKEKKMNLIDLVAGKDDERRDNDSKQGQENITRNRGIYFERQKSAGGQGEPVGKVQISEEKQTGSKAGMKDANGKGATGNGEGKHEGAGNSGRDKDKSAGNSDKGGNSDKGGNSDKGGSSDKGGNSDKGGNSDKGGNSDKPDNKKHDR from the coding sequence ATGAATGCTCACGGGATGGTTGTTAAAATAAAACGCAAAACCTGCATAGTGTTGACTGCGGATGGAGAATACCGGGAGGTTCTCCTGCCTGGAGGAGCCGTACCCCGCCTCGGCCAGGAGATTCAACTGGAAAACAGGAGAAAATTGCCTTATCCGAAACAGTTAATGGCTGCTGCCTCACTGTTCATTATTTTAATGGCCGGCTTGCTGTACTTTGGTGAGGCGCCTCCCGCTGCAGCCTACCTGACCATTGACATCAACCCCAGTATAGAACTGGCTGTCTCCACCGCGGGAAAGGTCATCTCAGCCCGCGCCATGGATGATGAAGGGGAGAAAATCCTGTCTGAGGTCAAGGTGAAGGGCCAGGACTTGCGTGAAGCAGTTAGATTGATTGTAGCGCAGGCAGTTGCGGATAATTATATTGAAAAATCGGGCGATAACGTAATCCTGGCGACCCTTACCGTTGCCTCCGGCGCCGAGCCCCTGGTTGACCTGAACTCGGTTTACGAAGCAATCAAGAGCCCGGTGGAGTCGAGCGGTCTGGAATCAGATGTGATTATAGAGCCGGTCGAGCCGGAACTGCGCCAGGAAGCTGTCGACTCCGGCATCTCCACCGGCAGGTATCTGCTGCTTAATAAATCAGATAAAAAAGGGTTGCAGATCAGCATAAGCGACATTACCTCGATGAGCCTGGGGAAACTGGAAAAGGAAAAGAAGATGAACCTGATAGACCTGGTTGCCGGTAAGGATGATGAGCGCCGGGATAATGACAGCAAGCAAGGTCAGGAGAATATCACTAGAAATCGTGGCATATATTTTGAACGTCAGAAATCAGCCGGAGGTCAAGGAGAGCCGGTGGGAAAGGTTCAAATATCGGAGGAAAAACAAACCGGAAGTAAGGCTGGTATGAAAGATGCAAACGGCAAGGGAGCCACAGGCAACGGCGAAGGTAAACATGAGGGCGCTGGGAACAGCGGCCGGGATAAAGACAAATCCGCCGGCAACTCTGACAAAGGCGGCAACTCTGACAAAGGCGGCAACTCTGACAAAGGGGGCAGCTCTGACAAAGGTGGTAACTCAGACAAAGGCGGCAACTCAGACAAAGGCGGCAACTCTGATAAACCCGACAACAAAAAGCATGAC
- a CDS encoding helix-turn-helix domain-containing protein has product MYKQQYTVALKKTNGRINGPNGAAELLGINPSTLRNKMKKLGIK; this is encoded by the coding sequence ATGTATAAGCAACAATATACTGTCGCGCTAAAAAAGACGAACGGGCGAATAAACGGGCCTAACGGCGCCGCCGAGTTGCTCGGGATCAACCCCAGCACATTACGGAACAAGATGAAAAAGCTCGGGATAAAGTAG
- a CDS encoding HD-GYP domain-containing protein, with the protein MRISTKFIETGMRLTRPIYGRNGETLLNRGTTLTTQYIMSLRRHGILTVNIDSGFEEDFSDALEDIVRCSVMKKVQHEIMVNRNRISIKNITNQVEMLIDEIISGKKIIGNLTEICSADMYTYAHSVDVCTLSLMLGIRLNYKKDKLLQLGTGCLLHDLGKTKVLPEILNKPGVLDSAEFSEIKKHPLYGYKMLLDNNEDIDPESANIVLDHHEKYDGSGYPRGLKGQEIAEMSVICAVADVYNAITTDRIYRRAMPPHEVYEMIMASGNMMFEQRVVEAFLKCIVPYNIGSIVRLSNGFVGRVCRLNPSLPLRPIIRLLDSREEINLVQEKSIVINGLLQHEDIIKEEIDRALEKVGSFKFRQDFTAI; encoded by the coding sequence ATGAGGATTTCCACAAAATTCATAGAAACAGGGATGAGGCTGACCCGCCCGATATACGGCCGTAACGGAGAGACACTCTTAAACAGAGGAACAACCCTGACAACACAATATATCATGTCTCTGCGGCGTCACGGGATATTAACGGTTAATATAGATAGCGGGTTCGAGGAGGATTTTAGTGATGCGCTGGAAGACATAGTGCGTTGCAGTGTCATGAAAAAGGTGCAGCATGAGATAATGGTGAACAGAAACCGGATTAGTATTAAGAACATCACGAATCAAGTGGAAATGCTGATTGATGAAATTATCAGTGGTAAAAAAATCATTGGAAATCTTACAGAAATTTGCTCTGCAGATATGTATACATACGCTCACTCAGTTGACGTATGTACACTTTCTTTAATGTTAGGCATCAGGTTGAACTACAAAAAGGATAAACTCCTCCAGTTGGGGACAGGGTGTTTGCTGCATGACCTGGGAAAAACCAAAGTATTACCGGAAATACTGAATAAACCGGGGGTATTAGACTCTGCAGAATTCAGTGAGATAAAAAAGCATCCTTTATACGGGTACAAAATGCTTTTAGACAACAATGAAGATATTGACCCCGAAAGCGCCAACATAGTCTTGGACCATCATGAGAAATATGACGGCTCAGGTTATCCACGCGGTCTTAAGGGACAGGAAATCGCTGAAATGTCTGTTATCTGCGCAGTTGCAGATGTTTATAACGCCATCACTACTGACCGTATATACAGGAGAGCCATGCCGCCGCACGAGGTCTACGAAATGATCATGGCTTCCGGCAACATGATGTTTGAGCAAAGGGTAGTGGAAGCTTTTCTGAAATGCATTGTGCCATACAACATTGGTTCAATAGTAAGGTTGAGTAATGGCTTTGTTGGTAGAGTCTGCAGGTTAAATCCAAGCTTACCGCTCAGGCCAATTATTAGGTTATTAGATTCAAGGGAAGAAATTAATCTGGTGCAAGAAAAAAGCATTGTTATTAACGGCCTATTACAACATGAAGACATTATTAAAGAGGAAATTGACAGGGCCTTAGAGAAAGTGGGAAGTTTTAAATTCAGGCAGGATTTTACAGCAATCTAG
- a CDS encoding STAS domain-containing protein, translating into MQLTTAVFKVVNIVRRLDTVTAPDYDKQCAVWIDEGNKKFVFDFAKLEYISSAGQRSILVIVKKLRACGGYMALCNLNGLVQEVISISGFDSFLSINGVLDETIAKKMIGMYAARVAAEMETSS; encoded by the coding sequence CTGCAGTTAACGACCGCGGTTTTTAAAGTAGTCAATATAGTTCGGCGTCTGGATACTGTCACCGCGCCGGATTATGACAAACAATGTGCGGTATGGATTGACGAGGGAAATAAAAAATTCGTTTTTGACTTTGCCAAGCTGGAGTATATTAGCAGCGCGGGACAGAGAAGTATTCTGGTTATTGTAAAGAAACTGCGTGCCTGCGGTGGTTACATGGCTTTATGCAATCTTAACGGACTTGTGCAGGAGGTAATATCCATTTCCGGCTTTGACAGCTTTCTTTCCATAAACGGGGTGCTTGATGAAACAATTGCGAAAAAAATGATCGGCATGTATGCTGCCAGGGTTGCAGCGGAGATGGAAACATCATCGTAA
- a CDS encoding DUF1987 domain-containing protein produces MVGINIEATKSTPEIKFAGNTLTIKGQSYPENSVGFYAPVFAWVDEYLEELDEGKAIFEFNLIYINTSSSKCMMDFIDKLQEAFSRGKQVMIKWYCDPDNESLLECAEEFKEDVEFPFEIILV; encoded by the coding sequence TTGGTCGGAATAAATATTGAGGCAACCAAGTCGACGCCGGAGATAAAGTTTGCCGGGAATACCCTGACGATCAAGGGGCAATCATACCCGGAAAATTCGGTTGGCTTTTATGCTCCGGTTTTCGCCTGGGTGGATGAATACCTGGAAGAGCTTGATGAGGGAAAAGCTATCTTTGAGTTTAACTTGATTTATATAAATACCAGCAGTTCCAAATGCATGATGGATTTCATCGATAAATTGCAAGAGGCATTCAGCCGTGGGAAGCAAGTCATGATCAAGTGGTACTGTGATCCTGATAACGAAAGCCTGCTTGAGTGTGCTGAGGAGTTCAAGGAGGATGTTGAATTCCCGTTCGAAATTATTCTCGTTTAA
- a CDS encoding GNAT family N-acetyltransferase, whose protein sequence is MVNIKKGSNNFYVGDKEEEPLAIIKFSYKGSDIIVVDSTFVSDELRGQNVGKLLIQRVVDLAREENKKIIPHCSFVKAVFDKTKDYEDVAYI, encoded by the coding sequence TTGGTAAATATAAAAAAAGGTAGTAATAATTTTTATGTAGGAGATAAGGAAGAAGAGCCATTAGCAATAATAAAATTCTCTTATAAAGGGTCAGACATCATTGTCGTTGACAGCACTTTTGTATCAGATGAGCTAAGAGGACAAAATGTTGGCAAACTATTAATACAAAGAGTGGTTGATTTAGCAAGAGAAGAAAACAAAAAAATAATTCCCCACTGCTCCTTTGTTAAAGCTGTATTTGATAAAACTAAGGATTATGAAGATGTGGCATATATATAA
- a CDS encoding SiaB family protein kinase, producing the protein MVLKESLTDLKSKLVEHGILLTFSGPFSQEIIEVLGEAIQKHIMSDDNIKSNTLNVFSVFIEQTQNIRNYLGSKRFENELPGFLNSGMVTIGKAGDRYFVASGNMSKKEDARALADRIEELNGMDKGQLKAAYKSQLKKSRIVVDEEPGGAGLGLLEVARKASAPIECSIVSKNERYDYITINVYI; encoded by the coding sequence ATGGTGTTGAAAGAAAGCCTGACCGATTTAAAAAGCAAACTTGTTGAACATGGTATTTTGTTGACTTTTTCAGGTCCATTCTCACAGGAAATCATTGAAGTTCTAGGTGAAGCAATTCAAAAACACATTATGTCGGATGATAACATAAAGAGCAATACCTTGAATGTTTTCTCGGTTTTTATTGAGCAGACCCAAAACATCAGGAATTATCTGGGCAGTAAGCGTTTTGAAAATGAACTGCCGGGTTTTCTTAACTCGGGCATGGTGACTATTGGGAAAGCCGGTGACCGTTACTTTGTAGCTTCCGGTAATATGAGTAAAAAGGAAGATGCCAGAGCGCTTGCTGACAGAATTGAGGAACTAAATGGCATGGATAAAGGGCAATTGAAAGCAGCCTATAAAAGCCAGCTGAAAAAATCAAGAATTGTTGTTGATGAGGAACCCGGCGGCGCCGGCCTGGGGCTCCTGGAGGTTGCCAGAAAAGCATCCGCGCCCATTGAGTGTTCGATAGTATCCAAAAATGAGCGATATGACTATATAACCATTAATGTGTATATTTAA
- a CDS encoding prenyltransferase, with protein sequence MRGALTDYVQETRPQFLILTPVCCLVGAASVYWKNGAINLLYLAVALVGGIAAHAAVNALNDYHDYISGLDLHTTTTPFSGGSGLLPAGRLSATAALVLGAACLGVTLVVGVFFLVVHGPGLLWVGLPGVLLIVLYTKYITRSPILCLLAPGLGFGPCMVLGTYFVLQGSYDLNAAVASLIPGFLVSNLLLLNQFPDIEADRIAGRRHLLVLCGQNKCALVYAAIAMLTYASIVVAVALKLLPVLVLLALLTFPLALKTIQGVLRNNEQLTVLIPLLGRNVAYTLATPFLLAMGLFMS encoded by the coding sequence ATGCGGGGTGCTTTGACCGATTATGTGCAGGAAACACGTCCCCAGTTTCTAATTCTAACCCCGGTATGCTGCCTGGTGGGAGCGGCATCCGTCTACTGGAAAAATGGCGCTATCAACCTCCTGTACCTGGCTGTCGCTCTCGTCGGAGGGATAGCGGCGCATGCCGCTGTCAACGCCTTAAATGACTATCATGACTATATTAGCGGGCTTGACCTGCACACCACCACCACCCCTTTCAGCGGGGGAAGCGGGCTTCTGCCGGCCGGTCGCCTTTCTGCTACAGCAGCGCTTGTCCTCGGTGCTGCGTGCCTGGGCGTGACATTGGTTGTCGGCGTTTTCTTCCTGGTTGTGCATGGACCGGGACTTTTATGGGTGGGTCTGCCCGGAGTATTGCTGATAGTTTTGTATACAAAGTATATCACTCGCTCCCCTATTCTGTGCCTGCTGGCGCCGGGACTGGGGTTTGGACCGTGTATGGTATTGGGCACTTATTTTGTTCTGCAGGGTTCTTATGACCTGAATGCCGCAGTTGCTTCACTGATACCGGGGTTTTTGGTCAGCAACCTGCTGCTCCTTAATCAATTTCCAGACATTGAGGCGGACCGTATCGCCGGCCGCCGCCACCTGCTCGTTTTATGCGGACAAAACAAGTGCGCTCTGGTTTACGCTGCTATAGCTATGTTAACTTACGCCAGTATTGTTGTGGCGGTAGCCCTGAAGTTATTGCCGGTGTTGGTCCTTTTGGCTCTTTTGACATTTCCGTTGGCGCTTAAAACAATTCAGGGTGTACTGAGAAACAATGAACAACTAACGGTATTGATACCTCTTCTCGGCCGTAACGTGGCGTATACTCTTGCCACACCTTTCCTGCTGGCCATGGGGCTGTTTATGTCCTAG
- a CDS encoding transcriptional regulator, producing MLFGSKIMKKTIKELRKNQNLTAKELADKLKLDTLDILDIDNLKLRDVPEPLKSNLLPILRGDYMDKIPWL from the coding sequence TTGCTATTCGGTTCTAAAATCATGAAAAAAACCATTAAGGAACTGCGAAAGAATCAGAACCTAACCGCTAAGGAACTAGCTGATAAGCTTAAATTAGACACATTGGACATTCTGGATATCGACAACCTTAAGCTAAGGGATGTGCCAGAACCTCTGAAGTCTAATCTCCTGCCTATTTTAAGAGGTGACTATATGGACAAGATCCCATGGCTATAA
- a CDS encoding diguanylate cyclase codes for MLNSRSKLFSFKDIDNMGKNQKYRDLFEAEKNVLNDALQNISSGEYKDNSLLPHYRQLALNYKKLLKLSDKVISISDRQQWGLKQVESALKDLLDNAGQGFLTFGQDLRIDREYSAECRRIFNANIENANILDLLRAPDDEEQNILFANVFNGVFQAADETTKISYLKRLKKKIRINNRYIAIEYKLIKHFEQESEKEAVMLILSDVTDKHAAEEKINYLSYHDKLTGLFNRAYVDNFLYELHDEQQLPLSLIMADLNGLKLTNDVFGHVTGDKLLKNIAAVFQECCRQSDVVARWGGDEFIIILPATNRESCESVCQTIRLTCQKAEADPIELSVALGTATLHSFKDDMLEWFRQAESKMYQDKLTERENNRRRIIRALEKKLWRIEHENEEHCQRIASMVDKLAEQLNLSPDDKRDLHQMAFLHDIGKGVIPLEILEKPLSLTEEEWEMMKKHCDVGYRMAQAINEPKLAEAILSHHEYFNGMGYPQGRKGEEVPLIARIMAVVDAYDAMTNNRPYKKSIGSEEALAELVKLSGTQFDPQIVDLFVKMVRNAGD; via the coding sequence ATGTTGAATTCCCGTTCGAAATTATTCTCGTTTAAGGATATTGATAACATGGGGAAGAATCAAAAATATCGTGATTTGTTTGAGGCTGAAAAGAACGTTTTGAATGATGCCCTGCAAAATATTTCATCAGGGGAATATAAAGACAATTCTCTCCTGCCTCACTACAGGCAACTGGCGCTAAACTATAAAAAGCTGCTGAAGCTCAGTGACAAGGTGATAAGTATTAGCGACAGGCAACAGTGGGGCCTTAAGCAGGTCGAAAGCGCGCTCAAAGACCTTCTTGATAATGCTGGTCAGGGATTTTTGACTTTTGGGCAGGATCTGCGGATAGATCGGGAATACAGCGCTGAATGCCGGAGAATATTTAACGCAAATATTGAAAATGCCAATATTCTTGATTTATTGAGAGCCCCTGATGATGAAGAGCAGAATATTCTTTTTGCAAATGTCTTTAACGGTGTTTTTCAAGCTGCAGATGAAACAACAAAAATCAGTTATTTGAAGCGCTTGAAAAAAAAGATCCGTATTAATAATAGATATATCGCTATAGAATACAAGCTTATCAAACATTTTGAGCAAGAAAGCGAGAAGGAAGCTGTAATGCTGATCCTTTCCGATGTAACTGATAAGCATGCTGCGGAAGAAAAAATAAATTATCTTAGCTACCATGACAAGCTGACCGGTCTCTTTAACCGTGCCTATGTTGACAATTTCTTGTATGAACTTCATGATGAACAGCAATTGCCTTTGAGTTTGATTATGGCTGATTTAAATGGATTGAAGTTGACCAATGATGTTTTTGGGCATGTAACCGGCGACAAACTGCTGAAAAACATCGCCGCGGTTTTTCAGGAATGCTGCCGGCAGAGCGATGTTGTCGCTCGCTGGGGTGGGGATGAGTTTATTATAATTCTGCCTGCAACAAATAGAGAAAGCTGTGAGTCCGTTTGTCAAACAATCAGGCTTACCTGTCAGAAAGCCGAAGCTGATCCGATTGAGCTCAGTGTAGCATTGGGAACAGCTACTTTACATAGCTTCAAGGACGATATGCTGGAGTGGTTCCGCCAGGCGGAAAGTAAGATGTATCAGGATAAACTGACTGAGAGAGAAAATAATCGCCGCCGGATTATACGTGCCCTGGAAAAAAAATTGTGGCGGATAGAACATGAAAATGAGGAGCATTGTCAAAGAATAGCGAGCATGGTTGATAAGCTGGCTGAGCAGCTTAACCTGTCTCCGGATGATAAAAGGGACTTACACCAGATGGCCTTCTTGCATGATATCGGTAAGGGTGTCATCCCGTTGGAAATACTGGAAAAGCCCTTATCGTTAACGGAGGAAGAATGGGAAATGATGAAAAAACACTGCGATGTGGGTTACAGAATGGCCCAGGCCATTAACGAGCCCAAATTAGCAGAAGCAATTCTCTCCCATCACGAGTATTTTAACGGAATGGGCTATCCCCAGGGACGAAAAGGAGAGGAAGTACCACTTATAGCACGTATTATGGCGGTTGTTGACGCTTATGACGCCATGACCAATAACCGTCCATACAAAAAATCCATTGGTTCAGAAGAGGCTTTAGCTGAACTTGTAAAATTAAGCGGCACTCAATTTGACCCGCAGATTGTCGACTTATTTGTAAAAATGGTACGCAACGCCGGCGATTAG